The region GCTCCCCTTCCAAAGAAGAAGACAACAGCTGCCTCCAGCAGTGGGTCAGAGCAGTCCCTGGACAAGAAAACTGCAGTGCCTTGGCTGACCCCTGCACCTTCACAGAAGGCTGGTTCTGTTGTGGCTAAAGTAGATTTGCTGGGGGAGTTCCAGAGCGCCCTACCAAAGATTAAGAGCCACCCAACTCACCCCCAGAAGAAGGGCTCCCAGAAGAATCCTCCACCTAAGAATGGCCCACAGAACTCCACCCAAACACATTCAGAGAGTAAATACTCTGGGGCATCCCAGAAGATACCAGGGAAGATGGTGGCAATTGACTGTGAGATGGTGGGTACTGGACCCAAGGGGCATGTCAGTTCCTTGGCTCGATGTAGCATTGTCAGCTACGATGGAGATGTGCTTTATGATGAGTACATCCTCCCCCCCTGCCACATTGTGGACTACCGCACCAGATGGAGTGGCATCCGGAAGCAGCACATGGTAAATGCTACACCCTTCAAGATTGCTCGGAACCAGGTAAGAGGCATGAGGGATGGTGGTAGCATCGAAGCAGACGGGCAAAGTCCAAATCATTTTTCAGCACAGGATATCACTCTGGGAAGGCCCCAAAGGATTGTGGAGGGAGGGTTGGAGTGTATGGAGTAGCAGATAAAAGAAAGCTTTTCTTTTGGGATGAAGAGTGGTAAGAACCTGGAAACTTACAAGTAGCTGATGTAATAAACTGTATTAGATCTGTTTTAGATCCCAAGTGGAATCCTCATCTGAATAATTGGGACTCTGCTAGAAAAAGAGCAACCTGTGATGGACAGAGTAGCAGGCATGAGTGCCAGGGGGAAAGGGCTCAATCTGAGAATACCTTGTAGAGGTGGGGCTAGGGTTGAGAACAGAGGTGGAGAGCGCTTCCCGAGCAGGAAGTGGCCCGTGGCAGTGTGGAAAGTTGGTGGATAACTGGAACAGGCAGCCTGCAATGAAGGGGGTAAAAGACACAGGGCTGATATGTTGGGGTTCTCATCTCATTCACTGAGCAATCTTAGCCACTGTAAGCTCTATGCTGAAAACTGGAGGCACGCTGAATGAACAGGAAAGGAGGATGAGCTAATagaggggaaggggaaaggagCCTGCTGGTCTTGGAAGGCCTCCAGAGGGCACCCTTGGTCCACTTTGTAATTTCAGCTCCACGTTCCTTGTCTTGTCTAGACACACTGTTCCAGTAATTTCTCATATGCCAGAGCAGTCAGTTGGAGGAATTTCATCAGAGGTAGAACAACTGGATTTTAGAAAGGACATGAAGAGTTGAAGAACATCCTGTGCACCCTCAGGGGCATAGCTGAGCAGAGGCTCAGGAGAGTCAGGAGATAGGGTGGGTCTGAAACAGCACATCCACTTAGCTTTAATGAAGGCTGTGTGTTGAAATTAATGCGAAGTAAAGGTGTTAGTGGTCAGTAAACTGTAGGGGCAACTAAATACCAAATTGATTAGACTATATCTGGTTTTCATCATAAAAATCACTGCCCAAGCTGGGGTGTGAGAATAAGGTACATTCAGATGAGTCTGTACCCTTCCAAGGGGTCCCATTGGGAGGCCAAGCATTGATTCCAGGCCTGTTAACTCTTTCGCAATCTGTTTGGAACCCCATTTTGGTAATGGCCCTCAGAGTTCATGGCATATTCTTTAGTTGTCCTCATTGGaagtgtgtctttttcttttttagggggTGGGGCATACCTCGAGGCTTGTGAGATCTTTGTtctggaaccagggatcaaacctggtccccCTGGCAGGgagagtgctgagtcctaaccactggactgccgatTCTTAATtcccaatttttaattttttatagctTGTAGGCCCTCTGAGAGTCTGATGAAAGCCATCAATTCCctcccaaaaaacaaacacagaaacataTGCATATCAATTTGCATATAATTTGGGGCTTCCATTACCTCCCTGAAGCCCATCTTTACAGTATTTGTCCCAGCCTGTATCTAAGGCCACTGTAACAATTATCATGGTTAAAGAACCTCAGGTATCAAGCCAGGACTGAACTAGGTAATTACATGAACATCACATTGAGGTAGAAATTAATGCAACGATAAGGAACCACTGGCTAGGTACATCCAAACAGGGTTACAGCATAAGAAATGCTTACTTTTACTTCGGGGAGAGGAGATGGATTTCAGGTGAAAGAAAACTTGTGGGAGAAGGCATTTCGAGGATGAGGCAGGTGAGCAAGTGGTGAAAAGAGCCTAGAAAGACTTACAGCTATGTTGGgcttttaaaatgcagagactgCATCTATGAATCATGCTCCTCACCACCTCCTCTTCCATGTCTGTTTCAGATCTTGAAGATTCTTACAGGGAAGATAGTGGTGGGGCATGCCATCCACAACGACTTCAAAGCCCTTCAGTACATTCATCCCAAGTCCCTTACCCGAGACACCTCTCATATCCCCCTCCTCAACCGTAAGGCTGACTGCCCAGAGAATGCCACCATGTCTCTGAAGAGTCTCACCAAGAAGCTGTTGAACCGGGACATCCAGGTAGCGTCTCCCCAAATGCTGCCAGACCCCTGGCTTGGACAGGAAAGGCCCGCCTGCTGCCTGTCTCCAGGCTCTGACACTCAGATTCCTCTGATTGTAGAGCGATCCAAGGGGAGATgctctgatgggaagagcttTGGGCAGAGAGGTCTGTCTCTACTTAGGGATAATAGTTCTTGTTTCCTACCTCCCAGAGTGTTCCACAGGGTACTTGAAAAAGGAAACAAGCCTGAAAGTGGGGCTAAAGCCCTAAGTAAGAAAAGTGGGAAGTAGGTAGTTGTGGTGGCCTAAATTACCAGATAGTGGCTTCAAGGGCCTCTTATGTATTTCATATGTTTGACAGTCAAAGAGGGAGTGGTCTGCCTGGCATGAGGGTATAGACACATGTCATTCATAGATTACTTAAGGAACTAGGGAAGATGGAAGACTCAGAAGGTCTGTCTATGATCTGGTCTGTTCTGCTTTTCCAGAAGAGTGTAGAACAACATGGTGTGTACTTGTGGGCACAGAAAGGGCTGAGGCAGACAGTAGTATAGGAGTTGGACCCCTGAAATTAGATGAGTGGGGCCCCACCAGAGGTCTGCCTTTGTCGCCTGCTAActgcagaagcagcagcatcaTTGAGGTTGGAGAGAACCAGTTGGGAAGGGAGGAAACAGTCTCTTGTAGCCTCATGATCTGGTCTCTTATAGCCTCATgatcttttcttcctcccttgtTCAGGCTGGGAAAAGCGGACATTCCTCAGTGGAAGATGCTCAGGCCACCATGGAGCTGTACAAGTTGGTTGAAGTTGAATGGGAACAACACCTGGCCCAGAATCCCCCTAAAGACTAGTACCAGTGGGGACACTGGTGATGCGGGCAGGCAGAAACAGCATCACGCCCGGGAGAGCAGGGCAGCGGGCCAATGGACAGCTCCATCAGCCCCACACCTTTGGAAGCTAGGGTttctggggagagggaggctaCACCCCAGACTTAACATCCATTGAAATTTCATTTCAGGTGTTCTGTTGTGTGTCTGGTTAACCGTTCCATGGAAGGAGGATGCCTCCATGTCAGAACCCGGCCCTAGGCCGTTTACCTCTTAAATGGTGCTAACCATGTGTTTCAAGGTGCTTTGCTTCTGGGAAAGTCTTTTGACTTTCAAAGGGCACGGCAAACCGGGAAATGTCTTTTCCCAAACTGCCTTATCACCCGGGTGGTCATGTGTCTCATTTTATGCCTTTCCTTTCAAGCAATTAACAGCACCCTCTTTCACTCTCAGAAGTATCCTTTTGGATGATAATTTGTGTGATCACAATGCATTTCTCAGACTCTGCTTTCTGCTCAGAGTCTACATCTGGTTTGTGTTGGGATATATCCACCTGCTCTTTCCACCTTGAATTCCAGAGGAGCCATTCCTGGTGAGGTTTAGTTCTCCTTAGGGTTATGGGCAGTAGAGGTAAGAGAAGACTTGGAAATCAGTTTTTCTGATTTAGGAAAGCAGTCTCCTAAAGTGATagagaaatttatttaatttaaacccTGCTTGCTAGGTTAAAGAAGAATTATAAAGTGTTTCAATGAATTTTAGTCTTTTACTTTGCTAAACCAAGGCTCTGAAAACACAAATTATTCCCTtgataaatttttttataaaggaaaaacagtTGTGTGGTGTTTTCTTTATAACTTCACTTTAAATAACTGTGTCACAGACTCCT is a window of Muntiacus reevesi chromosome 1, mMunRee1.1, whole genome shotgun sequence DNA encoding:
- the ISG20L2 gene encoding interferon-stimulated 20 kDa exonuclease-like 2 isoform X1 produces the protein MGSVIRITLFPRVCCKPLDAGLWDSADESSILLSSVSCSSQLFSQHPVMSTLLLNLDFGEPPPKKALEGNAKHRKFVKKRRLLERKGFLNKKKQPPSKVPKLHSEPSKKGEAPRVDGTWKAAPLPKKKTTAASSSGSEQSLDKKTAVPWLTPAPSQKAGSVVAKVDLLGEFQSALPKIKSHPTHPQKKGSQKNPPPKNGPQNSTQTHSESKYSGASQKIPGKMVAIDCEMVGTGPKGHVSSLARCSIVSYDGDVLYDEYILPPCHIVDYRTRWSGIRKQHMVNATPFKIARNQILKILTGKIVVGHAIHNDFKALQYIHPKSLTRDTSHIPLLNRKADCPENATMSLKSLTKKLLNRDIQAGKSGHSSVEDAQATMELYKLVEVEWEQHLAQNPPKD
- the ISG20L2 gene encoding interferon-stimulated 20 kDa exonuclease-like 2 isoform X2 — translated: MSTLLLNLDFGEPPPKKALEGNAKHRKFVKKRRLLERKGFLNKKKQPPSKVPKLHSEPSKKGEAPRVDGTWKAAPLPKKKTTAASSSGSEQSLDKKTAVPWLTPAPSQKAGSVVAKVDLLGEFQSALPKIKSHPTHPQKKGSQKNPPPKNGPQNSTQTHSESKYSGASQKIPGKMVAIDCEMVGTGPKGHVSSLARCSIVSYDGDVLYDEYILPPCHIVDYRTRWSGIRKQHMVNATPFKIARNQILKILTGKIVVGHAIHNDFKALQYIHPKSLTRDTSHIPLLNRKADCPENATMSLKSLTKKLLNRDIQAGKSGHSSVEDAQATMELYKLVEVEWEQHLAQNPPKD